DNA sequence from the Uloborus diversus isolate 005 chromosome 1, Udiv.v.3.1, whole genome shotgun sequence genome:
tgcatcgttttcttggcgacgctttcttggcgccaacaggaaaaagtcgccaagggttggggtatatcacatcagttccgaaatttcttcctccattttttgtgtgagattaattttagcttgaagaaaagctgaacaatattatttgttaccatttcttgcttgagtatcTAGAAGTAAAATTTCTTGCAATCAGTTTTTAATGCACTGAAGCTTTGTCTGTAGCAGGGCATATAAAATACATTCCCTTTTGATTAAGTTTTGGCAAGTCGATATTTTCATGTACGATTTTAATGGATgcgtagtctttaaaaaaatctgactctTTGTGGTTTTGTTAACATACTTTTTAAGGGTGAATGATATGTTTATTTTAATGGTGATATCGAGGAATATTTCTCTTATTTGAAAGGGTGTTTTTTATGCTATTAGACCCATTctaatgaatattttcaaaactattataGATGAGGATTTTAAAGGGAGGTCGATGCTCTTTGAAAACTGTTACCTTTATTTTATCAGGGACGCGGTTTTTTCTGTTATACGTACGTTATAGCACATTATTAATCTTGGTGATTGTCTTTGTTTAGCTTATTGTTAGAATGATTGATTAAACCTACGTAGGAACTACTTATTTGGCAAaaccatgcattattttgtcaCTGTACTTTTTTGAACAAGAAACAAGATAAAGAAGTAATTCTCCAAATACTTAAACCAAgccattaaaagtttaaaaaaatccgatCAATGAAAAACCCAATTAAAGCAATTCGCCAAATAGACTTTAAATGATCCTATGAtcttttaaagtgtaaaattatttgctaaaagaaatatcgagtcataaataaaaaaaatgttccattaaaatagaaattagaaaaaacggAGCAAACATGACGAAAAtgtaagcatatttttaaaaaattttacatgtcTAACATTTTACAGGGTACGGGCTTttctttttgtcctagatgtaccgtgtttttaaattatgttgtttttctgctactgaaattttgtttaaacattCCCGTTAGAAAGATTGAATCACTAGTCGGCCAGAGTTCACCTATTGAGTATGTTACTGACTGTAGCACAGTCACTTGGTGAGTTTGGCAATgcacaatagagttgcggaacaaTTTTACATTTGTAAGATGCTATTTGAtgtactttttgtttatttggcgaaacatttcaaattgcagaaaaaaaaacgctttactCACTAAAAGGCAGGGTTacagtagcgtggttgcttggcataTTAAACGATGAACTAAATACACTTGGAGAATTATATCAAGTTTTAAAGCAacagtaaatctaatttaatgttttggcaagtagttttaaattccaaagaaactttaataggttttttttttttttttggaaaaggtgtGTAGgcattttaattaaagaaaaatggtCATTTCGCATCAGTGGGAGAGGGAGGgggtgtgaatttttttttaattcaacataCTTTCCTTAagttcttagcacgggcatcactgtacgggtactgctagttatatatatttttgcaaaagaattttagtattaaatttaaagttttgtctCATATCTATAACAGAAATTTAGCAAACATTGTCATTACTTcctaccaaaaaaagaaaaaacattaccCTATTATGGTCATTTTAGCAATTCAGTCTAGAACAAAATGTTCACTACTATAATTTAAAGCATTagaagttttttcattaaaaaaatggagtTATAGACATAACGTTATTTATGGACCTATGAACTAGATAAATTATAGGTTAGAATGggtgtaatgggggggggggggggtctagccCGAGGGGACGCTGATTCTGCCAATGAAATATTTAGGAGAGCAATTTTATGTTGGGgattttctttggggggggggggcattcccctTTCGCATTAAGGGAAGGGGAGATGCAGCATGGCTCTTTGGGACAGAGCTgatgttaaacaataaaaatgtataGATTATTAGAACTCATGATAAACCTTCTAGTATTCTGTTTTGTGACGGAAAAACCAATGAACATTGAGAATATAAGAAAGCAACAAGTACAGCAAAGGTTAAACAGTTacaaaaaactttgaaagatTCTTCTACTTCCACCTATTTAGATAGAAACTTGAGAAATAATCCGAATTTGCATGCAAATTAATCAACATAAAGTAACAgaaacaaaaagatttaaaatgaatttatatttgaatgttcttctttattgttttaaaccaaaaatcaaaactatataaatctatttcagaatagtcaactttttccaaaaaagagaaataatCGTCGATCTTCTGGAAAGAATTTAAAAGAATAGTATCAGATTTAGGAATCTGATAAGTCTAATAAAAGATAATATTCAAATTAAACATTGATATTTGACCTATAAAACAAGCACAGGAATTTTGATTGAAAACAcgggatatttttcatttattttatcatcTCTGTTACCTTAAACACTTCCGAAAAGAGAAATTCAGAGCATTTTAACAATTTTGAATTCCTGCCTGCGAAAGAAATCTGAAGTGCTGCTCACGATTGTTTACTTGCAACGCATCACTGTTGCCATACCCAAATTCCACAATAAATAGATAAAcatttttcctccatttaaattttttttttctatcttgttCTTTGAATAGGCTTTATGTTGTTTCCTGATAGTGAAAAACCTAAtggtttatgaatttttaaatttcatttggaAAGATAAGCAATAATGAGCAAAAAGTGAACCTAAATACAAAAGTGAAAGTTGACTGAAGAGAAAATAAACATTACtgacattaataaataaaactttaaagttaGAGTCATTTGCAATctattatgtttatattttccTTCATATTACGTTCCTTTTAGCGAAGGAACttcgttgttgttgttattattaatttttgtatttgggtgGAGATCATCTTGCCTCTGGCTTGGGGAGATCCTCATCTGAAATCTGCCGGAATATCTGCATGTAGGATACCAGATAGAAAACAGAGATTATCCGGTAAAACGACGCGGTggatattttaaaagctttgatcAATTTTATTTGGATTTGAAAGGTGAGGTATGTCAGATTTTCTCTTGGTATTTCATTGGGAAATGAAATTGTTCTGTTACTTAATGTGGTTTTTGATTGTTGTATGACTAATCCCCAAAATATCCTTAAATAAACACTGGCATCTACATACTTCTCTGGAATTCCTTTTTGAGACAGTTTCTTTTAgagaaaaatgtgtttaaagtgaAGCTTACTTGTAAAGTTGTTGTGCTTTTGAATGCGGAAAACtttacatgttatttttttttattttaaaaaatgtttatttaaattgctttaaatagagtttagtagatacattttttaaatttaactatttgAATATTCACTTGTACTTATTTGataaatatcattttcttttaatgattTACATTTCgacaaaacataaaagttttattttttcccctttagttTCATGCAGCGTACTTAACTAGACGTTTCGTTAACAAATGTAGCTGAAATTTTTGTTAGTTTTGATCTTTATCTGTTACACACGTTGTCAAATCACTTTACAATCAGCTGAAAATGTTAAGTCCAACATTATGAACCTAGTTTTCTATTATTGtcttacttttaaaaagaaaaaaccctaagacattgcccccctcccccttttatttTAGTTAATGCTAATTTCAGTTAAAGCAAAAGTTTAATCTTTGAATTCAGGGCTAAAGGttctattttattataaatttaaatagtgGTGTAGTACTGAATTGTCGACATTAGATGAGTTGTACCAGGGGCTCTCCGAAAGGGTGAAGGATAAGGAGGGTCAACCCCATCAGAACCCTTGGTTTTAATACATATTGTTAGTTGCAATGCAGTagtttagagacgtaccgagtagcactttggccgagtaccgagttagcgagtaccaattatgttttaagaagaaccacagaCACACAcgtaatgaattttgaacttattggaataggcgtatagacctccatgtctatataatagtttttaaagcaaaattctagCTGAAATTTTACTacgcatttatttaaaaaattttgcttgtgtcaaaaattttacaaaaaagctattttcaaaattaaaaataaacaaatatataaaagatttgattaatcaagttagaattaaaacaaattatatcaatctattttGTACTAGTCccccaaacataaataatttttaaaagaaaataaaacaatgtaaaaagcacaaatgtgcaggaacattgcagacacatgtttctgtgttacaagaaacgtctttttcagtgcgtaaaatgtaagctaataaatgtaaagacatccgacaaaaaaatccgacttttgtaggatgtctttaaatccattagcttacattttgttcattaaaaggcattccttgtaacgtcAAAACACaagtctgcagtgttcctgcccatttgtgcttttaacgtttttttatttgcttttattttttgagtgaaggtattttttaaatttgttataaataatttttgtttgtagcaaaaatccatttaataataaaaacaattcatattttctATGCTTACTACCTTTTTTGCCTCATTTttgataaataagttttattaactttggggacattaaaataaagatttactccattgaagcataacaaactttgctgttctgaaaatttaagtttgacttgtaaatttgaattgtaaatgattgcagtagaTTATATGCttgacattttttattaattataaaatatgtcttgaacaatatttaatattttacatctactcggtattggccgagtatctgggCAAAATTTGGCCAAGTACTCTGCAAGTGGGCCAAGTACCGAGTATAGTTACCGGGTACTCGATACGTCTCTACAGTAGTTCAACAGTTCTCAACCTAGGGTTTAAATATCAGTTCTCTCATTAATGCTATGAAAGTGACAACCTCAGTTAGATCCTAGATCACCTCAAATAAATCTGCTTATTTCTTTGTCTGTTCAGTTCATATGTTCTAAACAATAATGAGCTGAAAATCTAGTTATGTATagaaaggtaaattttgtatGGGGGAAATGATGttgatttttaccaaaaaaaactAGCTTTAGTAACCCTAAGCAGTTTCTTATTCTACCTGGTATGTAGGGGACGATCTCCTGTTAGTGCTGAAACGGTGGCATAGAGTCTGAAAGCTTGAGAGCACCCTGCAGCAGTTCATCTCTGCATGAAAGACTGTTATAACCAAATAACTTAAACTTTGACTTCAGTGACAACTACatggcttaaaaaaaattaaaaaaaactccaagGATTGGAGGCTATTTGATTATAAggggaaatttaattttttcaacaaaaaataaccatttattacttaaaatatgttatgTATGAtccaaaacttattttcttaACAAATGTTTGGCATGTgagaaaaatgataaattatcaaaaaaaaggaATGGCGAAATTGTGTCTACAGAATGTTGTAATTGTAAGGCATCAGCCTCTTGCACCCCTGTTTGCGAGTTCAAACCCTACTCAAACCGGTTGGTGCAGTCGTACTCAGGTTTAAAAaatctctatttaacgaatttagtgaatttttctttttccccaacTAAAATAAAGGCGAAAACCCctttttaccgaataataaacttcaaattaacaaattattttaaaagccaatttttttttttttttttgttaatttgagttaggaaatattgaatTGTTCTCCTAATGATGATACACCCATCTTGTccaaagcagaaaaagacttttcttggaatcggtcatttttacAGGTGAGGGGCAACCAGCGATTCTGGTACAGAAggcgataatgaaactcccattaaaacttacttttcccAATGCTTTACATGacatggaaactgtaaaaacataatctcatgcagcaggctgtaaatgacacagtattttcttctctctctataaagtcaaaagagaactatttcgagtccaGTATCACGAAAATTGTCTAACATCTCTttctcagtactttaaaatttcaaattaactaattGTGTAATTAGTTGCGGGATGCTGAATGGAAAGTGTACACGTTCTAAtcatggatatttttgtgcagttgcttattagggcttttagataaggttagtgcatttttttttctctctctctctcatcttgatacagtagaagaccgttataacgccaacctgtataacgcagttctctataaactgcactacttttcagaagtaagcaataggttttgaagtttaaaaaattcctctgttttgctttgcaaaaataaaaattgttaggcaaattaaattttgaaagtttttcatctttccatcatattttaaagcttttaaattgaaaattagtactcatagtaaacagaaaataccagatgctcttgaaaatgcagttgttatgcaaaccatgaagatagcagaagtgcaggattttgattgtgaaacatatttatttgtgaataactaattgtaatattggtgctttaatactcattgcagataaaactcattctgaagtgctaatatatagatatattctgaatattagtttcaaaatttgtgaaatgatctatataaccaAAAacttgtataacgcaaaagctctggtcccaaggtgtgcattataacagtcttctactgtattacaaATAGCCCCCATTTagcgtataaaagtttcggtcccagTGAGTTTTTAAATCTGGGTTTGACTCTATATAATTTTCTAATAATAGTAAATGTCGATGTGGTACAAATATTTGATATGTTAAAAATTCCTTTTGTATCTGTTTGGATACTGTTTGCTAAATTGAATTCTTAGTGAAGTTCACATCATAAGAGTCAAAGTGCCCGAGTACGAAGAGTCTCGGGGCTTCGGATTCGAAGCCTTGAGCCTGAAGATCAGGGATGGGAGACtaagcattgaaatttttaaaaggtaatgcATCTGTCGAAAATGGTGCCACCAATGGCTGATTCACTCATTTAAGGGCCCAGTACAATTCAATTCTGAGGGCCTCTTTGTCTAACCAGAATATTTTTTCATGCTCAGTTTTGGGTCCTGTTCTGAGCCTACTGTCATCTGGATCCCTTGCAATAGTGACATTTATGACGTGATAAATTCATGACTGTGTGCTACATCAAAGAATGGTTGCCAGTTCCTTGTAAAGTTACTGTAACAAATGTTAAGGAGTTGTTACTGCACAATTAGAAACAGCAGTTGTTTATCTCTATTTGAACTTGAAAAGTAATTTGATAATGAACATAAGAAATTATGCTAAAAGCAATGTAATAGATGTTTTGTCCTTCTCAATTTCTGTCTcaaaatatcctatattttcGCAAAATTAACTGATTTCTCCCACTCCCATATCTTAATCCTTTTCGGTTATGCGTACATGGTACATTTTTAcccatttatttttcattttatttattgttgtcGTATTTGGTCAAAGTTACATAGAAACTAACAATTTATTTGGTAATATCATGTatgttattttgtctttaaaaagtatttttaaaatcttaaaactaGACCAAgagtttaaaacaataatccaCTAAATAATTGAATTGagccattaaaagtaaaattatctgttaaatgaaacagaaataaaCCTATTAAATTCCatcaaaataatttgctaaatcaACTTTAAATACTCCATTTGCATGTAAAACAGCCTGCCAAATAAATGTATTAAGTcctaaataaatgtttaaacttcaaataaaatgttaacttaAGAAAAAAGGTGCGTAATACGGTGATAATAGAGGCATAATTTTCACCaaggttaaaaataaactagtcAGCAAGCCTAGCTGCGTTCCTAAAAGGGAAAAGTACTATCAATATTTTTGTCTATTTAACCCCAACTAtggtatccttttttttttaagttcctcgAAGAGAAAAATACCATCAATATTTTTGTCGATTTAACTtctaactatgttttttttttttttttttgaggaatttggggggggggggtggagcgcTTTTAAACATCACTTGAAGTATCGGAACAATAGTTGTATTATTGCTGTTAGAAAAAAGGATAGTGATATGTAAGTCAGTTCCATGTTTTATAGTGTGCTTGTTGGTGTATTATACTGTTTTTCGTTTTCAGATTTCCCGAATTTTCTAATGCAGAGGGTGCCTGCAGGTAGCGTATCATCTGGACGGCCAATAAAATGTGTTGTGGTTGGTGATGGAACTGTTGGTAAAACCTGCATGTTAATATCATACACAACCGATAGTTTTCCCGGAGAATATGTTCCAACAGTGTCAGTatacattttgcttattttaactttgaattttatttttttttttggaaactagtTTATTCTGTACttataaaatcattttcattcaTGTCATTTGTCCTTTCCCTTTGAGAGCTTTAAAtcactttaaataataattctccAGTACATATTACAGTGGAAAACATTAACACAACTGAgaagatcaaaataatttttcaaattaaaagaatttcCTGTTAAAGGATGCATATTAAATTGTACAATGTACTGTCCGAACCACTACACCACTTtgtattaaatgatttttcgggttaaacaaatcaaagtaaaatgaaaacaacaaaattattaatgtgttgttttcttttaataaaagtaaaaatttttttaaacattagtttgGTAGCTATGATTTCATTGATGAACATTATTTAGCACAGATGGTGCGATAATTGCTATGACAGCTAGCCTGATTGTATGTTGTCATTGAAAAACGATTCTGTGCTGAGCCGATGCTGTAattcttaaattctattttttctcaTGAGCATAACTGCAAAATTTTTAGCATAATTCACCCAAATGAGATTTTCTTTTCCACTAAAAGTTttatatagtatttaaaaaaaaaaattgatttgaataaagtgttaacattatttaaaatggtgagcagaaaaagaaaaatactagatTAAAGAGATTGTTGCTGTGTTATTTTAACATTCAATAAGTAATATTCAAAATCTCAACTACATTAAGCTGAGGTGGCAacaagaaccttttttttttcttctttacattgatattttagccatcaaaaagttaaagaataaattaataagttGATTTGTtgttagaatttaaaattactaaattTCCTTATAAAATAGTTAAGCtaagtattttaaatttctaaacctTCTGCttgttttagtttttcattaaaaaaaaaataatgagaatttttaggaaaactatttttttctaactgcCAGTCactatttcacattttattttgctcACATTGACTATTTTTACAGATTTGATAATTATTCTGCAGCCATGATGTGTGATGGCATTCCTGTTAGTTTAGGACTGTGGGATACTGCTGGTCAGGAAGATTATGATCGACTGAGGCCATTATCATATCCTCAGGTAAAAAATCCTTTCTgtaatttaaagatatttttgcttCCGGTCATGTCTCCTACATGAGAAAGACCAAAAGATGACCAAGCACAATGACGCTTAAAGACCCAGGATGGCAaaagatattaaagaaaaattaaagcagTTTTGAAGTTGGGTTCAATCATAGGTGGaaaaagtagttttgaagtttaaaaaaaaaaaaaatcaggaggaAGGTTTAACACCACAAGAGATATCGACATTGGTTTAACATATTTATTATATCAACTAGCTACATTGCCCAACGTCGCaaggtctacctcaaaaataaaagttgtgtcaagtgacacatgttcagcCATAAGGcaaaaaaacagaagtaaaatTACGCATCAATATGTATAATAGAGAAATTTTCtaacacaaaattttaatttagacctcttttaatttttttaaaatcccaaaACTTGACTCATCTTTTTATATTAACCAGCATCAGGCATCTTTCCATGTTGACATAgctgttaaaatgttaaaatggtGATTGTTAGTTAGATGATTTAGCATTTATTAATAAGTgatgttctgaaaatttcacaatttttttttaaatacttagacTAAAAGTTATTCTAAAACTAACGTACATCACCTTAACAGAATTTTGCCAATCTTTTGTGTTccttaaaagctattaaaactggcagtcaatatttaaaaaaaaaacctgaaaactaAATCTCTTATTCTTTTTGAATATATAAAACaagtttttactcattttcctcaAACAACTATGATTACGAAATAGACgatattttattgagaaatataactttaaaaaaaaaaaaaatcttcatgtttgttttttattacttcaaTTCACGAAAATATCATCTGCTATGAATCAGAAattcaactttatttaatttcaattcccTGAACAAAAACTGCTGactatactttaaaaataaagataagcctcattttaaaatataaagtcctctaaaaaattgaagaattagGAGGTGTTCTAGTTATCCTTCAAACTTCGGATAAAGTTCTTACTGTGCAGCTTTTAAAAGGccttaaaatgcttgaaaaatcaagcaaatatgattttattttgatgagataattaatatcaaatgattttctataaaattgaaataaaaattttttaagtacttATTTTTGGATGGAAAGCAATCTATGTTCTACTCTGCACCCCAGATAACGTggatacaaaatttcatgatgattgGTTGATTAGTTCAGGCGGGAaagaattacaaacaaataaatgtatGAACAAAGTCACTTTTGcatttacagtcggacctcgatataaggtcacctcTCGGGGcttcacgaaactgaccttataaccgatcaatgtatatttattgataaataaacatgTTATATCAGGGGCGGATTagggggagggtcaaagggtcagccgacccccatgtgacaaaaattttactataattcttattaaactcaatttttttagAACCGAAAAATAGAATCAATGTTAATTGTACTTTGCTTGGTTATGCAAAGTATTTCTTCTCAGTGCGTCATATTTCAAAAGATTGACTTGATTGGTTTAttgggctattgctattttgagtttttttgttcattttcaaaagaacaatcatctTTATAATGAGTTTAACGTTTTTTCAGAGTTCTCTTCCACATCAAACTGCATGTCGTTTTTgcttttttcatctattttataGCTGTAATCTTATATAGTCAAAGCTTACGGTAATGTGACCAGCCTGTTTGCCTGAAGAAATATGAGTTTTGATGAACATTTAAGGGATAGAGGGGAGGTACAGGCTGTGCCATTGAAAAATTTAAGGGAGGCTGTAAATTAaaagggttttgatctcatttgggggACGGTGCTCTGTAGCATATGAGGGGATGCACCGACCTCCTTGGTGGGTTCTCACACCTGCTTGAGTGATACTTTTTTTACGTTGAAGGAAAACACTGGtgattgaaacttgaccccccccccttacaaaattTTCTGGATCTGCCCCTGTGTTAtatacattaaattatttttaaaatttaatacattcaaaaatattagtaattaggCTATGATAGTTTAATAGATTTGAACCAATAAACTTTCGGAAGCAATAAgacattttgaaatgattttttagaacTTTCATTTAGAGTAAAGCTGCATACAAATATGCCCAAGCAGAGAACTGATGAGCAACTTACCTAACTTAAAATTATCGTaaatatcggatttttttttcgtttaagcaCAAtgttttctaattgttttctgaaaattttctttggcttctcatgactggtaaaaaagTGCGATATGTACACGCTGAGTGCCCTCATTactactgcttcatattttagcGTCACTGTCGTAATTCTCACTTTCTACTGCATTTGGTGCACTGCATGCTACGCAATAGgaatacttttcactttttaagcaTCGTATATCGCGGAAAATTCTTGAAAGTGAATCTATTAAGCactgaaatattatttaaagaaatcagacagaagtgaccttataagcaatTAATGTATTATAACCTGACTACATATCTGATAAGACacaacatagaattcctattcagtgagcgagccgggactttagaaaagtgaccttatatggggatgaccttatatcgaggtccgactgtatgaTATTAGTTAAGATGGCTATACCTGGTAGAGTTCCAAGATGCTGAAAATCATTAGCTCCCATGTTCTATGATTATGCTGCATTTAAAAGATCCCTAGAGTATTTATTTTGTCACTGAATACTCTTGGCAAATTTAagttcctagtgcaatttcgtaTTAAAGAGAATCCAGGTGCATCCATCTGGTGAGGTAACTGGGCGTCATAAGTATCTTGTGGTAATGGTTATCTGCCGATACTGGTGCCACATGAAAAAATGGATTGGGGAATGCATTAGGTCTGCATATGGTGAAGAACCAATCTGCAGCCccattatttaaaatgaaattagttgatAATAACAtagttattatttattacttaactagtgaaaatttccttttattgtgttttatttagTATGCTTCgttatttaataatttgttttttccttttcgtAGACTGATGTTTTCCTTGTATGCTTCAGTGTCGTTAGTCCATCTTCATTTGAAAATGTCACATCGAAATGGTATCCTGAAATAAAACACCACTGTCCAGATGCTCCTATTATTTTAGTTGGTAggttatcaatgaaaaaaaagaaaatataatcatGTTTCTAATTTCACAAAAgacatttaataattttctaataCTTTTAATTCTGTGGCATTGGGAAtgctaaaaaattgttaaatcattttattaGTTCCTATATGTTCAAAAGTGTGATTACTGTCAGCACATTCTTCCTTTAAAGTTGTAAGTTGACACTGAGCATGAAGCtcatacaaattttaaaacttttatttttgctttcatttgtAAGGATCTTTAAATGATGCTTAATTTTACCAAGAGGTCCTCAAGTGTGCTTCAGTTACAGCTGATAATACTAGGTCAAGTGAAAATTCTTCCTGGTGGGTTCAAAAACATCACTTAAATCACAATCTGGATATTCTATGAGTTttattgtcaaaatgaaaatagtgCAATCAAATATTTTAGttcttttaactaaaatgcgAGACTTCTACATTCttcataatttatatttattgaaaaatactttaaaattctctcttatttgaaaaaaaatcaaaggggaaaaaatatatacagaagcTGATCTTACACAAACCCCTGTACAAAAAGCTCTATGCCAGAAAATATACTTGTAGATTTGCATTCTTTACTGGTTATCAGTGCCCTagccag
Encoded proteins:
- the LOC129234223 gene encoding ras-related C3 botulinum toxin substrate 1-like — translated: MQRVPAGSVSSGRPIKCVVVGDGTVGKTCMLISYTTDSFPGEYVPTVFDNYSAAMMCDGIPVSLGLWDTAGQEDYDRLRPLSYPQTDVFLVCFSVVSPSSFENVTSKWYPEIKHHCPDAPIILVGTKIDLREDKDTLQLLSEQSLSPIKREQGQKLASKIRAVKYLECSALTQRGLKQVFDEAVRAVLRPEPQKRQQRKCKLV